The segment TCAAAACAATACTCATGTTATGTGAGTGTAGCACCTTTTTCATTACATTTGTTCTCTTTCTCAGCTGATATAGGTGCATTGGTATTTGTACCTTGTTGTAACATGCATGGTGCAGCAGATGTCTCCTCATtctccttgtttttcttctcatttttcttttcttgtttattcTCATTTTCCTGCAAAATGTTAGACACAAGTAGGGGTGCAACAAGGGATTGCTCCTCCAAAAGATGCACTCTTTCTGTGAGAGgagatgtagcagtggtggtgtgGCTCTCAAGCAActgcttcttctcttcatccattACTTAGTTGATTTTCTTatcctacaaaaggttagcagcatcaggagacaaagagctagatatatcctcaattgGAACTAAGGAATCTTTGCATTTCAATGTATAGCATGGCAGCTCTTTATCAACAATtccagcaagatcagatttaatagcaagcataacacaacCTTACTGATTTTCAGATGGGCAAATAGAAGTAAAAGATGACTTGATGGTCATATcattctctcccccttgaaGCAAAGCCGTCCTCAGCTTTGAACCAATATCAAGCACGTCTTTCCTCCTGTTCACAATAATAGTTTTGATGTCCTTGTTCTCCTGACAATATTCTTCTACATATCTATTACTTTGGTTTAAGTGCTGTAATTTATTATGCAAGTCATGTTTAAAAAAGGgtaataccacttgatgcacgtttgcccgatcttccgaaaggtaatatgataagtcgattggtggagtttcgacattgatgatccaaaagctccgaacagaacagattgagaactcttgcaaccactacaccactactccgtggttatcaaccatactaagatgcggttgacctcgccaagaaggcttttcttacAAGTGagtcgagaacacaagcaatcacgggtagatgcaatctggatattgctaattaccaatgaagtacgtGAGTTGAGGTTCTACAAACCAAACAAGTgacgaaactgtataaaacagaataatctaagcaaaacctaaacctaaactatgacggctactgtgtatatatagaggggcgtgaggaggtcgacctagggttgtgtagccgtggaaagaggcatacacaacctcaACTCCGAGCCCGACACGATTAcgagacccaactaggtccaaagcAATGATGCAGCACCTTACTTTAACAACTCTGATTAATATATAAGGAATCTAATGGTGAGACcaaatccattggaaaggtatcgtcataagcttttcatcaagtccaagaacgtctcaattggactccgtatgcgagagttatgcctgttttactgacatgttATCCTGGgactcaaccacgaccacgtCCACGgcttcgaccacgactagagcttagcctctaatccgagtagacttagccttcaaggGATGACATTTAGGtaagattgtggtgcttctcccatattcctaagcaacaaaataacataaaacttagcaatattttattttctaaaaaaaatatgaataataagGAACGAATTCGCCATATGTGTATCCGAGTGAGCCATGGGCGTATCATTATGTCTTTTTATGCCCATTAGGTTTGCATGATATCATTAGTTTCGTTGTATTTTGAATAGTTGTTTGGTAGTTAGTTTTTGTTTAGTTGTCCTGTATTTCATTCATTCAGAAGATGTTGAGTAGTTGTTCGGGAATTCGTCATTCAGTAGTTATATATATAGTCAGTAGTTTTATATGatatgtagttatttatatgatcattatttTCAATAGTTCTTAAATAGTTTAGCATTTAGTATGGGTTAAGTAGTTGTCCGATAATTCTTTCATTCAATAGTAGTAGTTAAGTGTTTGTTAAGTAGTTGTTCTGGCTATTAGtttaatttttatgtttttttagcaCAGTTTAATCTTTATGTTGCATGCACGCACAGATGCCCCTAAGATATTTTGTTGCTACAGCAGTAGTAATGGTTTAGATTTGAGATATGACTATGAATTTTCATTAATCCTCAATAAGAATAATCCTGATTGGACAACACAGCCAACATGAAAGACGCCAGccatctataacatatattaaagTGCTAAGAATCGGCGGCCAACGGGTCGAGTTACTGTAGTTACTGTAGCAGTAGGTCTCGGTATGtttgtatatatacgtatacatatatatatatatatatttgtatttatatgtatccatatatacgtacacataatttttatttttgagaaatttcagaaaaatggCGAAAGGAATattgttatattgataaatcggctgaaataatctaaaatgcacagaaaatatctaaaactcaaataaatatgaaacaaatttcgTATTAGtgtcgtctacatgttaaaattatgtgcatgcatgaaattaCTATTGTTTTtcttataattaaatgaatgtattaaatattgataaattcataaataaatattaagatatctaaaattagtgaatctaattttttagtcttcttttatcatgatctgtgaaaaaaaaagagcataacTTAGGTGCGCCAAGCCACCTAGTTGATATGCATGTAGCCAATGCAAGAACATCTATCCTGTCAGCACATGTAGTCCCTGTGCATACACCAACCATGACTTTTAGTTACCGGCTCAATATTTGCATACCTTGCCTTTCTGCGGCCGTGGTATCGATGTGTTCAACTTATCGGCTCTATAACTCTAACAGTAGGCCCTCCGCCGCGCGCACCAGCCACTGGTACGATCTATACATGATACTCTATAAGTCTCTAAATTCTAGAGTCGTCGCGGGCGGGTTGATTTAATCCAGCGGCGTGCAGTGTGCGGCCGGGGCATGAGCTTGAGGCCAGCTTGAGCGCGCGCACATGATAGGTTCGCATATACAGGGGCAAAAGCCTGCAGACTTTGGATCGATCGAATTAATTGTGTGCCGCAGCTAGGCGCTAGCCTAGCAGTGTGCTAACATACAATATAGCTATCAAGATTTTGGTTCTGTTCACAAGTTTTGCGCTGTCTCGTGCAATTTTTCTTTCTGCAGAAACAGTGCGTGCATGCGTGTACGTTGTCTCCTCTATGTAGTCTTGTGTTACAAATAATTAggattagaattttttttagtctatttaaaattaatattttaataatagcctACAGGACCTATATTTTCAGAAACTGGCCATTTTTATCACGCCAGAGGATTTGGTGTGACTCACCACTTGAACACGCCACGGAGCCAGGCGCGACTGTGGTGCCACGTCGGCGGGCGGCCCGCCCCGTGCCACGTGGGCGTGCCGACGTGGCAGCCCTGAGTCGCGCCAGGGCACATGGCGCGACTGGAGTCACGCCAGGCACTATGGCGCGACAGAGCGCCATACAGGCGCGCCGATTGTCCTCCCTCTGTCACGCTAAGGGCGCTGACGCGACTCCAGTCACACCAACCCCTTTAGCATGATAGAGGCATATACAGGTCAGGCGTCGGCTCTCTCTCCCGCACGCAACAGAGGCATAAACAAGCAGCAAGAACTCCAAAACCCCGTTGGTGCCTCCTCTCTACATTCCCACCGATTTCGGACCCAAATAGAAAGGGATTTGAGGGGGAAGAGTCGAAGAAAGGTATCTCATCCAATCCCTCCAAGTATTTTTGGTTATTTCGGTTTGCATTGCTAGTTTTTtgttgttagggtttagaactTGATTCGGTTGATCTACGAAATTTCAACGTTTCGGTCTAGATCGGTGGTCATATATCGTGCTATGTACGTATACCAACACATATCTATCATGTGAATTTTGTTGCATGCAATCGGTTGAGCGTAGGAAATTAAAATTCGTATAGCTATACtaaatgtatatgagcaatgcatTTTTTTGCATTGCAGAGATGAATTTTAGTCGAATTAAAATGTATAATGAGTAGCTTTTGTATTCATGCAGTTTTTCGGTATGACGTCGGATTTATGGCGTAAGCAAAAGTGGGCACATATCGGTAAGAAGTATCCCGATGTCAGTTGCAAAGATGCCCCCGTTCCCCCCGCCCTCCCCATCCTGACTTGTGACTATGGTAAGCCatatcaaatttatttgaacCACCAGCATGTACCTCCTTAACAGATGCCCGAATTAACTCTGCAACTGTACCATCCGCGAGTATGGCGGTACTGGCACCCTCTGCGACAATACATGGAATTTTCTGGGTCAAATGCTCAACAGGCTCCACTTCCTGGCTACTATTGCCCGGTACATCTTGAACCGATGGCATCGAGCTTCCTCTGACACCGacatcaactaccaactccGCGCAACAGACTTGAGAACCATTCAAACATTCCTTATACAGCTTCCAATCATTTTTTGACACCAACTCCATAACAACATAGTGAGCCCTACCACCCCTGCCGGCATCCAACCTTCCCCGTACGGTAACATAACTTCCATCCACATCAACATTCAAAACTGCCCTAACCCGAGCAACAATTTCATCGAAGCAAGGAGGgttcccaaatttcaacacttccTCCCTCATCTTATCGATCTCCCCATTTGTACTAACCGTGCTACCATAAAAAAACACGCACAATGCGTTCCAtctacacaaaccatccaaaTATTACACGTGTATCATTGCTATAGCACATTAAAAACCTacacattaaacatttcaattCGACTAAATTACATCTCTACAATGCAAAACATCCTCCGCAAGTGTACAAATGCAAAAAAatgcattgctcatatacatttaGTATAGCTATACGAATTTTAATTTCCTACGCTCAACcgattgcatgcaacaaatttcaCACGATAGATATGCGTTGGTATACGTACATAGCACGATATATGACCACCGATCTAAACCAAAACGTTGAAATTTCGTAGATCAACCGAATCAagttctaaaccctaacaacccAAAAACTAGCAATGCAAACCGATTTAACCGAAAAAAATTAGAGGGATTGTAGGAGATACCTTCCTAGCACTCTTTCCCTTCAAATCCCCTTTGAATCGGACCCAAATCGGTGGAGAATGGGGTGGAGGAGGGTGAGGCGGCGCTAGAGAGCTCTCCTACTCGCGGCTGGTTGAGGAAGAAACGGCTGTGTGCGGGAGAGAGCACCGGCGCCCGGCCTGTATATGCCTCTGTCACGCCAAAGGGGTTGGCGTGACTGGAGTCGCGCCAGCGCCCTTGGCGTGACAGAGGGAGGACAGTCGGTGCGCCTGTATGGCGCTCTGTCACGCCGTAGTGCCTGGCGTGACTCCAGTCACGCCATGCGCCCTGGTGCGACTCAGGGCTGCCACATCGGCACGCCCACATGGCACGGGGCGAGCCGCCCCGCCGACGTGGCACCGCAGTCACGCCCGGCTTCGTGGCGTGACCAAGTGATGAGTCACGTCAAATCCTCTAGAGTGACAAAAGAGGTCAGTTTCTGAAAATATAAGTCCTGACagattattattaaaatattaattttaaatagaCTAAAAAAATTCCTAGGACTACTACTGACTTGTAGCTAGCTAGTTATgtaccggctgcatggccgcagATGCCCAAATGCGCATCCATCGATCACTTCATTTGTTTATCGATCGGAATCTTGCACGTGCATGCAGCTGCCTGTGAACATCCGGTGTGCTAGCTAGTTCGATCTTATCTTTGCCCCTGCAAGGTCGTCGTACGTGTATAACGTCGTGCATATTCCATCGCACGTGTCCCAAGTGGATTATATTCTGTGGGCTCGTGCCGtgtgccaccgtcggtggccAACATCGCGCGCGCAGTGCGTGCCAGCAAGTGGAAACTATGTTCGTCGATCCATGCATCATAAGCTTTTCGGCTTTACGCGACTAACCACGACCGCTTGACATATTCAAAGCAAAACTAACCCTTGTAGCCATGCATCCATGGCGGCCCGGCACACAAGAAAAGACTAGCTAGCTATGTACATGCATATGCATGATCCATTACCTTGCTACTACCATCTGATCTCCATCTATATATATCGCCAACTCAATGCTAACTTGCAATTTCCACCATACAGCAGCCTCAGTAGGCACCCACCATGGCTTTCCGACGCCCTTCATCCCTCCCGGCTCTCCTCCCCCTCGTCTTCGTGCTAGTCCTCTCCTGCCTCGCCGGCCCGGCCATGGCCAAGAAGACTGGCCAGGTCACCGTATTCTGGGGCCGGAACAAGGACGAGGGCTCTTTACGAGAAGCCTGCGACACGGGCACCTACAGCACCGTCATCATCTCCTTCTACAGCGTCTTCGGCCACGGCCGCTACTGGGGCGACCTCTCTGGACACCAGCTCTACGGCATCGGCGCCGACATCAAGCACTGCCAGTCCAAGGGAATACTGATCCTCCTCTCCATCGGCGGCCCCGGCAAGGACTACTCCCTGCCATCCTCCAAGTCGGCGGCGGACGTCGCCGATAACCTGTGGAACGCCCACCTCGGCGGTGGCCGGAAGGGCGTGTTCCGTCCCTTCGGCGACGCTGTGGTGGACGGCATCGACTTCTTCATCGACCAGGGCCCGCCTGACCACTACGACGAGCTGGCGAGGCTGCTGGACAGCTACAACAGGTTCTACCGCGGCAGGAAGGGGGTGCGCCTGACGGCGACGACGCGGTGCGCGTACCCGGACTGGCGCGTGGAGAGGGCGCTGCAAACGGGGCTGTTCGAGCGCATCCACGTCCGCTTCTACGGCGACGACAAGTGCTCCTACCACCAAGGCGGGACCTACGCCGTGGTGGAGCAGTGGGACAAGTGGACGGCGAGGTACCCTAGGAGCGAGGTCTACCTCGGGCTCGCGGTGGCGGAGGATGTGCCGGCCGGGGCGCCTGGCCCCGTCGCGGTCTACCTCAAATATCTCTACTACGACCTGCTGCCCAAGGTGCAGAAGTCGGCCAACTACGGTGGGGTCATGATCTGGGACAGGTTCTCCGACAAGATGACCGGCAACGACTACGGGCGCACCGTCCAGGGCTGGGCTTAGTAATTAACGTACGTGTTTATTCTATGTGTTGGTGCATCTGTGTAATGCATGTATGTGCATGTCCGACAATAAATATGGTGTGATATCTGTaccactatgtgaaaaaaactATTGGTGATGGGTGAGATAATAAAaagcgtcactgatgactaattATAAGTGATGAGTAAGAATTCGTTACTAATAAGATTATAGGTAATGAGTTGTACCAGTGACCTTTCACTTATTAGCGTCTTCTCTGAGCTGTATAGaaaaacataagtgacgagtaaatTAGTTATCCGTCATTTATGTTCACACATAAGTAACGGATAACattttgatccgtcacttatgacatttTATACAGCTCATGAGAgaatatataagtgacgggtaaataatttatccgtcacttatctgaatacataagtgataggtaatcCATTCACTCATCAATTATATATTTCTCACCAGCACATGGGAgaatacataagtgatgggtaaattATGTGTATGTTACTATGCTGGATTGTCATGCTTCCTGGTTGTATCCTAGAGCATAGTTAGAATTTAACAGTCGTCTTCTCCCTACTAACAACAGCAACACATACAAATCCATATCCACAAACACACTttattacagaatcacaaagatTACAAaattccaatcaattcattacagaatcacaaatgttacaaagttttgatcaactcatattacataacatctacctcacaacctagggattctatagtAGAACTCGccgtgtgggttgatgacttcagacactaTGAAGTGGGCGATCCATCGTCGAACCTCCAGGAGTGCACCGTCGTAGAAAAAAAGAGCGTCAAATCCCTACATAATTTGACACGTAACTAATATCATGTtaccatggaattaaactaattactaaaattagttacgaataatctcgtATTGAACGTACATCGGTGATTTGAGATCCTTCatgcggagcgtgaggagcatgttctaCACAAAATAGAATCCGCAGGCGTTGCtcgatggttgttggtggcactactGAACAGAAAATTATGTTACAAGTCACTAAATTTTGTCAATAGGATACGTAAAAGGTTGGGACAGCTAATAATGAAGGAGATAAGGAATGTAACAAAACGAAAAAGAGTGTATTTTCTTGGGGCTTCAACATTGTCGGCAATGAGGCCTGATGTTGGTATCTTATCATTGATGGCTGCATCATTTGAACAAGGAAATAATCCTCTTGTCTAGGCTGACATACAAAAAGGACTTCtttacactactataaaactaGCTATAAGTAGCgcttcatcactgccggttatacAAGAACTAGTAGTGAAagtgtatcactgccggttcttaatctTCCGTGCTCGAATCATGGTAAAATTGCTAAGAATCAACACTAATAcggactattagtgccggtttgtaataaaaactaacactgatagtatcagtgacggtttttaatacaaaccggcactgatgcctAGCCTGGACCCGAAATTTCAATGGAATACAATTTTGGCTCACCCCTCTCATGTCCGCTGAGCTCAATCTCAACCTTATCCTCACGCGCACGTGCTCAGTCTCTCCCCTCAAGCCCTCAGTCTCTCGCCCACCGCTCCCTCTTCTCTCCGACCACCCTCCTAACCCAAATCTCCCCGCATCCGGTAGGATCCAGAGCCAGGGATGCCAAGGCCTCGGAGATCCTGTCATCGGACCACGCCTCATATGCCCGCCTCCTGGTGCCGCGTCCAGTGGGATCCAGATGCAGGACCTCATCCGCACCGGCACGCACCTTATCGGCTTCATCCCCTCGCAGCGCACCTTATCGGCAGCCTCAAGCGCAGATGCTTTTGATCCGACCCCTCGCCGACATAATTGACCGGATTGTTCCCCAGGTTAGTTGATCATCTCGATCTACTCCAGAGCACTCTATTATACACCTAGCCTAGCCCGCCCCCCAGCCCAATCTACCCCCACGTGCCTGGGCTGCACGTCCAACCGTGGCCCGGGCACGTGGGGGCGGATTGGGCGGAGGGCGGGTTAGGCTGGGTGTATAATAGAGCGCTCCCATGTGTAACTttctctccaatccatttctatttgaaatttatttgctaaattgctctagattttgaaatgatggagatgaacctatggctataatattttgagacaatgtagatgcaattatacctcatttattatatggaagcttcaattctggtgaaaagtgtctttattattgatttacattagctatatgtatgagcatatttatttatggtttttaatgaattagaaaatttagccaagatattaaggtatatagcaaactccaatcatagtttttatattttaattagttagcaagctccaatatagaaactttaggtatgagcttatttatggttgatttttagtaaattagaaaaattagctatgatatttaggtatgtagaaagctccaattatatttttctattttaattaattagcatgttcccaatatggaaactttaggtatgagcgtatttattttaatttttactgaattagaaaatttcgctatgatatttaggtatgtagtaagatacaattatatttatgtatgaacgtatttatttttcatgttttcttaatgagtcatagataagatgttaaataataaagaaaatttctagggatggcaccaacaaatactcatcgaaagcggacgcgaaagcatgcaaaaggcggctcctccaacccgggccaattgccagtaggagatgacgaggtaatttatttattggtgatcgcaaaatgttctagatgttataaatttggatttacaataatgatataattgtagatggacagaagatggatatacgatgcgagccatgtgagtgcagagtacaagaatggcgtgaattgtttcctggtacaagccgcgacgcacaagtcaaatacacagtctcaatacatgtgttgtccatgcatcgattgcgagaacaagaagcagttctccaccacccagtagatacattcccacttgataccAAGAGGCTTTATActtggctatacccgttggatcgagcacggtgaagctgaaaTCGTATATGAATggcaatacattgaaagaaAAGACGAGGACATATGCACCGATATGCCAGTCGATGAATACATCAATATGCCGTCTGCCGGAGATATGTTGGCCGATGAtaatctagaggagatgttggtcgacgccgacatcgatgatctggagcagatgttgcacgatggggaggggaacttcaccaatgaaagagagtttcaaaagttccagtatATGTTAgtggactttaaaacaccgttgttcccgggctacgagaaggagcacacaaagttacgtaccatgctttcactgctgcaattgaaggaaagcaacgggtggtctgatataagcttcacagagttgttactgttcttaaagaaattgcttccaaaggaaaatgtgctgtTAGAAAATACGTACCAAGCCAagtaggttgtgtgcccattggggttggaagtacagaaaatacatgcatgtccaaacgattgcatgtgtATCGTGGAAAGCATGCAGACATGCAAGCAtgtctcatctgtggtgcagcacggtacaagcgtgacggtgatgatatcgatggtgaaggaaagaagaaaaggcgtcctatgaaggtgatgtggtattttcctatagtcccctgtttggagcgtttattcgcgaatAAAAAGCATcccgaactgatgcgatggcacaccgaTGAGTGCAAGCATGatagaatgctgagacacccgctgattctacgcaatggagaaacatcaataggaaatacaagaagtcatttgcagaagatgtgaggaatataagatttgggttgagtacagatgggatgaatccattcagcaatataagcagtagtcatagtacttggcctgtgactctatgtatctacaaccttcctccttggttgtgtatgaagtgaaagtacattatgataccgGCGCTGAtaggcaacctggcaacaacATCAATGTCTACCTGAaatcattaatggaagatcttgtaatactgtggaacgattgtgtgcaggtatgggatgcatacaaacgagagaacttcaccctacgtgtaatgttgttcgtaacaattcaagattggccagcccttggcaacctatcgggccagactatCAAAAGctattgtgcatgcatgcattgcttggatgaaacagagaccTTGTGGCAAaaaaaggatacactccaagcac is part of the Phragmites australis chromosome 12, lpPhrAust1.1, whole genome shotgun sequence genome and harbors:
- the LOC133886061 gene encoding xylanase inhibitor protein 1-like, which encodes MAFRRPSSLPALLPLVFVLVLSCLAGPAMAKKTGQVTVFWGRNKDEGSLREACDTGTYSTVIISFYSVFGHGRYWGDLSGHQLYGIGADIKHCQSKGILILLSIGGPGKDYSLPSSKSAADVADNLWNAHLGGGRKGVFRPFGDAVVDGIDFFIDQGPPDHYDELARLLDSYNRFYRGRKGVRLTATTRCAYPDWRVERALQTGLFERIHVRFYGDDKCSYHQGGTYAVVEQWDKWTARYPRSEVYLGLAVAEDVPAGAPGPVAVYLKYLYYDLLPKVQKSANYGGVMIWDRFSDKMTGNDYGRTVQGWA